The DNA segment ACCTGGGTGAGTGgatttaattattatgattgccTTGCTTCGTGTTTTATttcagccaataattatgtgtgcacgAGTTCAAAACTCTCCTTGTTCATAACCTTGATCCCCCCTACAGTTGCACCATTCTGTTCTGATATTCTCCCGACCATCTCTAATGGAGGCATAACCTATGCTGGTGGATCCACTGACAACAGACCTGTGGGAGCTACAGCCACTTACAACTGTAATGGTCCCTACACTCTGGTTGGAGTGTCAgtgaggacttgtgggagtgatggagagTGGAGCTCAACACCAGCTCCAGTGTGTCTGAGTAAGGATTGGTTAAGTGTAATAATGTGTACGTTGAGTGTGTACCTGTTCCCATAGTAACCTGCTCTGACCTACCCACACTGGCAAATGGGAACGTCGGCTATGGTGGTGCTGGATCCCCTAACAgcagaccagtggacactgtggccacctacacctgtaacactggcttcactctcactggaggcatcactaggacttgtgggagtgatagAATGTGGAGTACTGGGTCAGCTCCAGTGTGTCAACGTAAGTGGAATGGACtttgtactgtttgtttgttgagtgtaTTGTCTCCCATACAGCTAACTGCCTTGACTTACCCTCACTGATCAATGggatgattatgtacagtgctggATCCACTAACAGCAGGCCTATCGGCTCTAGTGCTGTGCACTCCtgcaacactggctacactctcactggaggtacCACCAGGGTCTGTACGAGTGGAGGGATCTGGAGTGGGtcacctccaacttgtcaaggtaaGTGGAACTGAATTTGTACtgtttattaattttgttgaatATACGTATGTTCACTAATAGAAACTTGTTCTGATTTACCACGACTAATGAATGGAGGCATTACCTATGAGGCTGGAGCTGTTGACAGCAGACCTATTAATACCCTTGCTACCTTCACTTGTGacaatggctacactctcactggagggagTGTCAGTTTCAGAACTTGTCAGAATGATGGGACCTGGAGTGGAACAGCTCCAACCTGTCAAGGTGAGTTCCACTACTACATCTTAACAGTTGCTTCACCTTTCTTGATATACAGTGAACACAGGACCCActgaaccacccaccacctgtcctgacctcactgctccaaccaatggaatgatcagctACAATATGGGGACTGTTAGTCTGAGACCAgaggacactgtggccacctacacctgtgtcactggctacactctcaatggagtcAGTACCAGAACTTGTgagagtgatggagtgtggagtgggtcagctccagTGTGTCAAGGTAAGGAGAACGAGTTAGTATGTTGATGGTTGTCTTCATAGATTGTGCTGTCTCCACAGCCACCTGTCCTGACCTCACTGTACCAACCAATGGAGTGATCATGTACAGCTCTAGTACCTCACCACACCGCCCTCGGGGAACAGTGGCTACACAGAGCTGCTTGAATGGATACGTACCCTCCACTACCAGCACTGCTACCAGAGTGTGTAGAGCTGACAGattgtggagtgggtcagctctCACTTGTCAGTGTAAGCTAGTACAATGAACTCTAACAGACTTACaatcccccacccccacagtaCCTCCTGTCTACGTCTCCATGGGAACCACCAACTATGCTGCTAATAACTCACAGGTTGCCATAGACACCATCGGAGATACCACTGAGACAGCATTGACTTGCAGCACTGACTCAACTATTTGCTGTACAGGACAAGATAATCCCAATAGTGCCAATGGATTAGGAGATTGGCTGTTTCCGAATGGAACAGTTGTCACTAGGAGTCTGGACATAACTGATTCAGACACTGatctactgtacagtgttggaGATACAGGTGCACTCAGACTCCATCGTCGAGGGTCTGTGTCAGACTCCACTGGCTCCTACTGCTGTGTGATTCCTGACAATACTGGATATAACACAACATTCTGTGTGCAGTTAGGTAAATGTGTTCTCATGCATTAGCCATGTTTCAGTGCATGACTGAGGTCAGTACTATACCTGTCCTATTATTTTATTGTCTCTTTATATGACCCTCCCCACAGACCCTGGATCCACTGATGCTAGCAACACAGGAGGTGTGGTGGCAGGTGTAGTCATTGTGTTACTCATTCTAGCCGCTGTCATTGTGGTGGGTATCATTGTCGGGGTCTACTTCTGGAGGTGAGACTATCATcagaatgtgtgcatgtaataatgtgttgttttgtgtacagGAAACTTCGTGGCAACCAGACCAAGTACAGCCCCTCCCCACGccatgcccctccccctcgcCCCACCCCCTATCAAGCATCCTTCAAGAAGAGCAACGGGCAAGACAGTAAAGCCACCATCCAGAAAGTAGACGGTAAGGTGCCCTATACATACTCAACTTTCAGCACCAACTATTTGTCTATATTTCAGAGCCTAGTATAGTAGAGTTTCCTAGTGATACTCATGTGacggagggggaggaggtgtaTCTGAGGGTGAAGGTGGGAggtcaccctccacccagtctcACCTGGTACCACGATAGTAGGAAGGTGACTGCAGACTATGCCACAGaactggaccaggacggtggaTTATCCTTCCCTAGTGTTGAGACTAAGCATGCTGGTGAGTACAGGCTATAATGTACCTACAATGACATAAGATAACAGTGAATGTTTACTGTGCATATTGAAAACTAAGATTAATGTTTACATGACTCTGTACGTAGGTGTGTATAAACTGGTGGTTACTGGAGCCTCAGGGTCAACAACACAACAGGTCGTCACGGTAACAGTGATGAGTGAGGGTGGTGAGgctagtgagggggtggagggggtggactACGCCCCCATACCTGTGACAGAGTTTGGAGCGTACGTGGCTGACCTCCATGCTGGCAGCAATAAGAAGTTCAAACATCTTTACAAGGTAATGTTATACTAGCTGTGTGTGCAATCAACTACGTGTACTttatccacacacactcagaatCTGGACAGTGGGGAGAGGGGTCATCCAGTGATTATTTCAGTGACTCCTGAGAACAAACTCAACAACAGATTTGGCAACattgctgtgtgtgagtgtatatCCTGAGAGTTAGCACATATTAGTAgttgtgtgtacacaggcagATGGAGGTCatagcactgtgtgtgtgtgttctcatATCTCATACTAATCACACCTATTCCTGCAGATGATGACAACCTCATTATCCTAGACCCCATCCCTGGACAAGAGGACTGTCAGAgtgactacatcaatgcctGCTATGTagacgtgagtgtgtgtgtgttgagctcttattttaatggttcaatgtttttgtttttattgTTGTTGCTTTTACAGTGTGTATACATCTGCCTAATGACTTGCTGCATTCCACTGCTAATGGCGCACTTGTTGAGTATACAATGAAACCTTTGTACAAACATTGCATAATTGCATATGCCTTGCctgtgtgcacatgcacagcaaGATAGTGggtttgtgcgtgtgtctgtACTTTCTATCATTTCCCATTCTTTATCACCATTCCATGCATTGAAATGTTATGATAGTCTGCAGCTTCGATTCATTGCCGTAAAGCTTTGGCACCttgtgctttcattattgtaTGGTATCTGGTACCAGCTCATGAATTTATTTCTTCTTGTGTTCTCAGGGGTACAAGAAGCCTAAAAGGTTCATAGCAACACAAGGTGAGGTCCTGGgttactacatgtaagtgtgtACCATTACCTTATATGGGCATTGAGGTAGTCATTGTTTATCTTGTTGTGGGCACAGTTGAAACTGTAACTGATCagctagaaaaacatttgttACTGCCTATGAGTATGACCACTGTTCTGCAAACCACTGTAACTTATTGCATATGGTTCAGTAAAATTTCAGTGTAATGTTTTTCTCCCTCCAGGACCACTGCCAGGAACTCTGGTGGACTTCTGGCGTCTCATGTGGCAGGAGAGACCTCACATAATAGTCATGCTCACCAACCTCAAGGAGAACAACAAGATCAAATGCGAACAATACTGGCCCGAGTCTGGGAAGAAGCAGTTTGGACCATTCACAGTTGCCATTACAGATCAGCAGATACTGGCTGACTACACCATCAGAACATTGGAGGCTTCAGTGAGTTAGTGTTGCAATACCACACAGGCTTTATATAAGAGAGTGAGTGGGATTATTATCATCCTATCTTCCCCTGCCTCTAGTTGGATGGAGACCGCCGTGTGCTGAGAGTCAAGCTATTCCATTTCACTGCCTGGCCTGATCACGGTGTGCCTGactatgccacgcccattctTGGGTTCCATCGTCGGGTTAAGTCTCAGCACAAGCCATCGAAAGGTCCTATTCTGATCCACTGCAGTGCTGGTGTGGGACGCACAGGCACTTACATTGCCATTGATAATGTCCTCGATCAGATCTCTGTCGATGGTCTCATCGATATTTCCAGTACCATTGTCAAATCTCGCAACCAGAGGATGAAGCTTGTACAAACACAGGTGGGTATACATCACTCTAATGCTATTGCTTCCATCATTGCTGCCATTTTgattctactgagcatgctcattgCCTCTCTACCTATAGGACCAATATGTGTTCATCCACGATGCTATCCTGGAGTCAGTGACGTGTGGAGACACTCAGATCAGTGCTGGAGATCTGCGCAGACAGATACAGAAGATGTCATTAGTATCCACGGGAAAAACCATCTCTGATTTCCAATACCAGTTCCAAATTCTGGAACAGGTTACTCCAAATCCTAAAGAAGTTCGAAGTCCTATTGCTGTTAAGAATGCTGCCAGGAACAGGAACATGGACTACCTGCCACGTAACGACTGCTGCTAACTGTGTACATTATATCCATTCACTGTTTCCCCAACAATAGCTGAAACCAGTCGTGTGATTCTGAAGGGAGAGCAACCTGACTACATTCAtgctgtgtttgctcatgTAAGTGTTCAACTACTAGAGCCCTTGACCTATTGTACTCTCATggtcccctccctccctccagggCTACAAGCACCAGAAGGCATACATCATTGCCCAGAATCCACTGGACTCAACTGTGCGTAACTTCTGGAAGGTGATCTATGACAGGAAGTGTGCGGCTGTTGTGATGTTGACTCCACTCAGTGAGAATGGGCAGGTAAGAGATGGTCTCCATTAGAGGTCCTCcctgttgagtgtgtgtgtgtgtaggaggtatgctcccagtactggccagagaGTGGCAATGTCACCTCCTTCGGTGAGTTCACCATCGATAACTTGGGGGAGGAAACCAACACTGGGTTCATTATGAGGCAACTGAGTGTCCTCAATGAAAAGGTACGTCATGCAtctctttgttgccttcaaACCTCTCTCTTTTACTTGTTGCCTCCATGTAGACCCAAAAAGCCCATCAATTGACTCAGTTCCACATCACTAACTGGAATATCAGTGGAAAGTGTGAGAACCTCAAAACTGTAACTGATGTCAATGAGGAGGTTATAAAGGTTCAAAGGAGGACTGGAAACAACCCTGTACTGGTCCATTGCAAGTACGTACACAATGGCTGTAACCTTATATGgacattatataataatagcctTGCATTCTAGAAGTCAGTCGATTGGCAgatatctttgagagcccatAATTcgtgttcagattgtccaatttcctATCTGCAATCAGTAGCTCTCAGAATTTATATAATTGTAACCTGTCCCCATCCAGTGACACTGCGACCCGCTCTGGTATGTACTGCTCTGTAGGTACTACCATTGACCGTTGCAAGACAGAGGGAGTGGTGGATGTGTTCCAggtggtcaaggctctcaggGTCCACAAGCCAGGGGCAGTACCCTCAGTCGTGAGTTCATCTGCTGCGCTTACATAGTGGGAAGCTTGTACTATTACAAGAGCCAGACCTTGTCTAGGGCCTGTACCAACCCATACTGTTTTTAATACAAGATATTGTGAAAGCTTCAAGCCTCTGTACTGTTGATTAGTGCCATTTGCAATGTAGTTTTGTACCATCATGTGTACTGTATTTGCGCGTCAGTCaatatggctgccacgtgcagagatGATAGCCTCAgatagggtcaaagttcaactgaggctactattttgAGAGCAGCTTCCattgcactgaagatgggctgtagggaggctactatttgagggcggcctttatacaagaacGTTCTCTATCAAGCAATTACTGTAGTTAGTGTATCCCCTCACAGGACAACTACAAGGATCTGTTTGATGCTACTCTGGTCTACTTGGACTCCTTTGACAACTATGCCAACTTCCAAGATATTTGATGTACATGAACTAACACAAGAAATGAACAAATCGTGTGAACTCCGTTGAGTAGATTTTGAAGGAATAATTTAGAGCTCTTTATTTGTATAATCACCGAGCACAGCTGTTTGTTAATCACCCTGAATTCAATGAATGGATATAACAATTTGATGGATAATATAGTggcagacataattataaaacatgAGATTACACAACATGCCATGGATTAAGAGAAATAAATATAACAGTTAATCAGTTTCTGTGAGCATGCTGACTGGTCTCATGTAGGGATCCAATACCTGCAGGAAAAACACAAGCAGTTTTAACACACTATATGATCATTTAATAGGATTCAATTTCCTAATAAGAGTACAATAACTACACTCACTTATAACTTCCAAAGTAGATCTACACCCACTTGAATGGGCCTAAGGCTAGCagtactgtatacatacatagagatgtcgtatatatatagggccaCTACAATGGGCCTGAGGCTATAggatgcagtataattataatttacaATTAAAGGACCACAAGATATTGTATTATAGTATAGCTGCAGCCtgcaacaacacagctagctagggaTACCTGCTAACTGTCTACCATTGAAGAGAGACTACCCATGACCTCCATGCTGTGtggactagtgtgtgtggtccTGCTCTCTGGGCTCACTGCACTGGCAGAGGGACAGCAAGGTGAGTCAGTATAAACTATACGGTGTAATATTAAAGGTAGATGCCTGTGTGTACGCATGCATCGGAAATCGACCTGCTCACTGCACTGGTAGGGGGACAAAGTGAGTCagtgctagctatagctagaatCTATCATTGTGGCTGTAATTTATAGCTAGAATAAGTGGTTGTTTGGTTCCGTGTGCAGTCTCACTGTCTCTGGGATCAGGTCCTAATATCACCGCTAACATTACGGATATCTTTATTAATGACATTGGAGAGGATGGTGGTCTCCCTTCTCTCACAAGTCAGTTCATGAAACCATTCCAACTTTCCCCTTACAGTTGCACCTACTTCAGTCACATGTTCTGATAATATCCCCACCATCTCTAACGGAGTCATAACCTATGCTGGTGGATCCATGCACAAAAGACCAGTGGGTGCTACAGCCACTTACAGCTGCTTTGGTCTATACACTCTGGTTGGAGTGTCAgtgaggacttgtgggagtaaTGGAGAGTGGATTGGGtttgctccaacttgtcagcgTAAATGGAATGGACtttgtactgtttgtttgttgagtgtaTCGTCTCCCATACAGCTAACTGCCCTGACCTTCCCCCACTAACCAATGGGATGATCATGTACAGTGATGGATCCCCTGGCAACAGACCTTTCATCTCTAATGCTGTACACTCCTGTAACCCTGgttacactctcactggaggtaATTTCAGTATAGGTACCACCAGGacctgtgtgagtggagggagaTGGAATGGGTCACCTCCAAGTTGTCAAAGTAAGCTCTGTAACTCTTGCAGTTTGTGTCATGTGTATACTCACAGATAGAATTCGTGTGTAACAAATTTCTTGTTTTGAAGTAAACGTAGTTATGTTGAAGATCTCACCCTACACAGCGAACACAGGACCCACCTGCCCTGACTTACCCCCACTGACCAAGGGGATGATTGCCTACTATACTGGATCCCCTGGCAACAGACCTATCTTTTCTGGTGCTatctacacctgtgacactggttACACTCTCATAGGAGGGGACGCCACCAGGACTTGTACGAATGGAGGGAATTGGACCGGGtcacctccaacttgtcaaggtgagttcTGTAACTCTTGTACATGCAG comes from the Halichondria panicea chromosome 4, odHalPani1.1, whole genome shotgun sequence genome and includes:
- the LOC135334776 gene encoding uncharacterized protein LOC135334776 gives rise to the protein MTSMLCGLVCVVLLSGLTALVGGQQVYLTLGSGPSITNNTEILITTIGEDADGGLPSLTCHTNLTTCCRNNDNNGMGGQGQWTYPNGSMVLQNDPSMTAGDQFYVVRGAPQVLRLARRETTNPLTPTGSYCCTVPTTGGDMTLCANLVAPFCSDILPTISNGGITYAGGSTDNRPVGATATYNCNGPYTLVGVSVRTCGSDGEWSSTPAPVCLITCSDLPTLANGNVGYGGAGSPNSRPVDTVATYTCNTGFTLTGGITRTCGSDRMWSTGSAPVCQPNCLDLPSLINGMIMYSAGSTNSRPIGSSAVHSCNTGYTLTGGTTRVCTSGGIWSGSPPTCQETCSDLPRLMNGGITYEAGAVDSRPINTLATFTCDNGYTLTGGSVSFRTCQNDGTWSGTAPTCQVNTGPTEPPTTCPDLTAPTNGMISYNMGTVSLRPEDTVATYTCVTGYTLNGVSTRTCESDGVWSGSAPVCQATCPDLTVPTNGVIMYSSSTSPHRPRGTVATQSCLNGYVPSTTSTATRVCRADRLWSGSALTCQLPPVYVSMGTTNYAANNSQVAIDTIGDTTETALTCSTDSTICCTGQDNPNSANGLGDWLFPNGTVVTRSLDITDSDTDLLYSVGDTGALRLHRRGSVSDSTGSYCCVIPDNTGYNTTFCVQLDPGSTDASNTGGVVAGVVIVLLILAAVIVVGIIVGVYFWRKLRGNQTKYSPSPRHAPPPRPTPYQASFKKSNGQDSKATIQKVDEPSIVEFPSDTHVTEGEEVYLRVKVGGHPPPSLTWYHDSRKVTADYATELDQDGGLSFPSVETKHAGVYKLVVTGASGSTTQQVVTVTVMSEGGEASEGVEGVDYAPIPVTEFGAYVADLHAGSNKKFKHLYKNLDSGERGHPVIISVTPENKLNNRFGNIAVYDDNLIILDPIPGQEDCQSDYINACYVDGYKKPKRFIATQGPLPGTLVDFWRLMWQERPHIIVMLTNLKENNKIKCEQYWPESGKKQFGPFTVAITDQQILADYTIRTLEASLDGDRRVLRVKLFHFTAWPDHGVPDYATPILGFHRRVKSQHKPSKGPILIHCSAGVGRTGTYIAIDNVLDQISVDGLIDISSTIVKSRNQRMKLVQTQDQYVFIHDAILESVTCGDTQISAGDLRRQIQKMSLVSTGKTISDFQYQFQILEQVTPNPKEVRSPIAVKNAARNRNMDYLPPETSRVILKGEQPDYIHAVFAHGYKHQKAYIIAQNPLDSTVRNFWKVIYDRKCAAVVMLTPLSENGQEVCSQYWPESGNVTSFGEFTIDNLGEETNTGFIMRQLSVLNEKTQKAHQLTQFHITNWNSSGKCENLKTVTDVNEEVIKVQRRTGNNPVLVHCNDTATRSGMYCSVATTIDRCKTEGVVDVFQVVKALRVHKPGAVPSVVSSSAAYIVGGLYYCKSQTLSRACTNPYCLIQEILKLQASVLLISAISNVVLYHHVYCICASVNMTATCRDDSFR